A region from the Methylocystis iwaonis genome encodes:
- the ubiA gene encoding 4-hydroxybenzoate octaprenyltransferase encodes MSLAQQGGGAGAALPDAQTNHPLWRYAPEWMRPFVQLARLDRPIGWWLLLLPCWEGSALASATLHRAPNLWHLTLFFIGAVVMRGAGSTYNDYVDRKIDAQVERTRNRPLASGRVSPRAALWFIVAQCLIGLAVLLSFNGYTIALGFLSVLIVAVYPFAKRFTSWPQAILGFAFAYGAMLGWTAQTAAIGLPALLLYASCILWTIGFDTIYALQDVRDDAIAGIRSTARLFGAQVKLAVGGLYAGSALCAALAAYGGGGGIFSYLGVAAYIAHLAWQTSLTREDAPPGLALKLFRSNRDAGLLLFGGFLLQSLSSIG; translated from the coding sequence GTGAGCCTCGCGCAGCAAGGCGGCGGCGCGGGAGCCGCCCTCCCCGACGCACAGACCAACCACCCGCTCTGGCGCTACGCGCCGGAATGGATGCGGCCCTTTGTCCAGCTCGCGCGGCTCGACCGGCCCATCGGCTGGTGGCTGCTGCTGCTGCCCTGTTGGGAAGGCAGCGCGCTCGCCTCGGCGACGCTGCATCGCGCGCCCAATCTCTGGCATCTGACGCTGTTCTTTATCGGCGCCGTGGTCATGCGCGGCGCCGGCTCGACCTATAACGACTATGTCGACCGCAAGATCGACGCCCAGGTCGAGCGCACGCGCAATCGCCCGCTCGCCAGCGGGCGCGTGTCGCCGCGCGCGGCGCTGTGGTTCATCGTCGCGCAATGTCTCATCGGCCTTGCCGTGCTGCTCTCCTTCAACGGCTACACCATCGCGCTCGGTTTTCTGTCGGTGCTGATCGTGGCGGTCTATCCCTTCGCCAAGCGCTTCACCTCCTGGCCGCAGGCGATCCTCGGCTTCGCCTTCGCCTACGGGGCCATGCTCGGCTGGACCGCGCAGACGGCCGCTATCGGCCTGCCGGCGCTGCTCCTTTACGCGAGCTGCATTCTCTGGACGATCGGCTTCGACACGATCTACGCGCTGCAGGACGTGCGCGACGACGCCATCGCCGGCATCCGCTCGACGGCGCGGCTTTTCGGCGCGCAGGTTAAGCTGGCGGTCGGGGGGCTCTATGCCGGCTCCGCGCTTTGCGCGGCGCTCGCGGCCTATGGCGGCGGCGGCGGGATTTTCTCTTATCTGGGCGTCGCCGCCTATATCGCGCATCTTGCGTGGCAGACGTCGCTCACGCGCGAAGACGCGCCGCCGGGGCTCGCGCTGAAGCTCTTCCGCTCGAACCGCGACGCCGGCCTTCTGCTATTCGGGGGCTTTCTGCTGCAGAGCCTCTCGAGCATTGGCTGA
- a CDS encoding 16S rRNA (uracil(1498)-N(3))-methyltransferase, whose amino-acid sequence MSHYDFSAQRLFVEADLAPGADVAPPPDALNYLLNVLRLREGDAILLFNGRDGEFLAHLTAVTRRAATLRVEKLLRPQTPLADLDYCFAPLKQARLDYMAQKATEMGAGRLVPVITNRTQVRRVNSARLRANAVEAAEQCGVLAVPEASEAVDLADFLVSFPEKRLLVFCDEDAPIANPVTALSGRSGEGVSVLIGPEGGFDEQERAAIARLSNVARLSLGPRVLRADTAAVAALAIVQAAIGDWDGKAL is encoded by the coding sequence TTGTCACATTACGATTTTTCAGCGCAACGGCTCTTCGTGGAGGCGGATCTGGCGCCGGGCGCGGACGTCGCCCCGCCGCCCGACGCGCTCAATTACCTCTTGAACGTGCTGCGGCTTCGCGAGGGCGACGCCATTCTTCTGTTCAACGGGCGGGACGGCGAGTTCCTCGCGCATCTTACGGCGGTGACGCGGCGCGCTGCGACATTGCGGGTCGAGAAGCTTTTACGGCCGCAGACGCCGCTCGCCGATCTCGACTATTGCTTTGCGCCCCTGAAGCAGGCGCGCCTCGATTACATGGCGCAGAAGGCCACGGAAATGGGCGCGGGGCGTCTTGTTCCCGTCATCACCAATCGAACGCAGGTTCGCCGCGTCAATTCGGCGCGGCTGCGGGCGAATGCGGTAGAGGCCGCAGAGCAATGCGGCGTGCTTGCCGTCCCGGAAGCTTCGGAGGCGGTCGATCTCGCTGATTTTTTGGTCAGCTTTCCGGAGAAAAGACTGCTCGTTTTTTGTGACGAGGACGCGCCGATCGCCAATCCCGTCACAGCGCTTTCGGGGCGGTCGGGGGAGGGCGTCAGCGTCCTCATCGGTCCTGAAGGCGGGTTCGACGAACAGGAGCGCGCCGCCATCGCGCGCCTCTCGAATGTCGCGCGACTCTCGCTTGGGCCGCGGGTGCTGCGCGCCGACACGGCGGCGGTTGCGGCGCTGGCGATCGTTCAGGCCGCAATCGGCGACTGGGATGGTAAAGCTCTGTAA
- a CDS encoding glutamate--cysteine ligase yields the protein MARDVTDSTPIASRDALVEWLAAGCKSAGAPLLVGTEHEKIAFYSDLLAPVPYGCDGGRCGVGRLLEGVQEATGWEPIMDRDALIGLAQTDGGGAISIEPGGQFELSGAPLLDIHATDAELGAHLSALAGVAHSLGVQFLDLGASPKWSRAETPVMPKQRYKIMAAYMPKVGARGLDMMFRTATIQANLDFVSETDMVEKVRVGLALQPLVTALFANSPFLDGKPTGRLSERSNIWLDTDADRTGMLPFAFEEGFGFERYVDYALDVPMYFVKRGDVYHDVAGASFRDLLDGRLPQLPGERAVMSDWANHLSTIFPEVRIKTYLEMRGADGGPRAHMTALPALFAGLFYDSVALDQARQLTKGWSAAARQQLREDVPSLALDATIDGRSLREIGRDVLALAEAGLKRRARVNAEGADETIYLAPLQKIVSEGRTLAQLRLEAFHGAWGGSVDGAFRDCVIPL from the coding sequence ATGGCTCGCGACGTAACTGACTCGACGCCGATTGCGTCCCGGGACGCGCTCGTTGAATGGCTCGCGGCCGGTTGCAAAAGCGCCGGCGCGCCGCTGCTCGTCGGCACAGAACACGAAAAAATCGCCTTCTACTCCGATCTGCTTGCGCCGGTTCCCTATGGCTGTGACGGCGGACGCTGCGGCGTCGGCCGCCTGCTCGAAGGCGTCCAGGAAGCGACCGGCTGGGAGCCGATCATGGACCGCGACGCGCTCATCGGGCTCGCCCAGACGGACGGCGGCGGCGCGATCTCGATCGAACCAGGCGGGCAATTCGAGCTTTCGGGCGCTCCCCTGCTCGACATCCACGCGACGGACGCCGAGCTCGGCGCGCATCTCTCGGCGCTGGCCGGCGTCGCGCATTCCTTGGGCGTCCAGTTTCTTGATCTCGGCGCCAGCCCGAAATGGTCGCGCGCCGAGACGCCGGTCATGCCCAAGCAGCGTTACAAGATCATGGCCGCCTATATGCCCAAGGTCGGCGCGCGCGGCCTCGACATGATGTTTCGCACCGCGACGATCCAGGCCAATCTCGACTTCGTCAGTGAAACGGACATGGTCGAGAAAGTGAGGGTGGGGCTCGCGCTGCAGCCGCTCGTCACCGCGCTTTTCGCCAATTCGCCGTTCCTGGACGGCAAGCCCACCGGGCGGCTATCCGAACGCTCCAATATCTGGCTCGACACCGACGCCGATCGAACCGGCATGCTGCCTTTCGCCTTCGAGGAGGGGTTTGGCTTCGAGCGCTACGTCGATTACGCGCTGGACGTGCCGATGTATTTCGTCAAGCGCGGCGACGTCTATCACGATGTTGCGGGCGCGAGCTTTCGCGACCTGCTCGACGGCCGATTGCCGCAACTGCCCGGCGAGCGCGCCGTCATGTCCGATTGGGCGAATCATCTTTCGACGATCTTCCCCGAGGTCCGGATCAAGACCTATCTCGAGATGCGCGGCGCCGACGGCGGCCCGCGCGCCCATATGACCGCCCTGCCCGCGCTCTTCGCCGGACTTTTCTACGACAGCGTCGCGCTCGACCAGGCGCGCCAGCTCACCAAGGGATGGAGCGCCGCGGCCCGGCAGCAACTACGCGAGGATGTTCCTAGTCTCGCGCTCGACGCGACGATCGACGGCCGCAGCTTGCGGGAGATCGGACGCGACGTGCTCGCCCTAGCGGAGGCGGGCCTCAAGCGACGCGCGCGCGTGAATGCGGAAGGCGCAGACGAAACCATCTATCTCGCGCCGCTCCAGAAGATTGTGTCGGAAGGCCGCACCTTGGCGCAACTGCGCCTCGAGGCCTTTCACGGCGCTTGGGGCGGCTCCGTCGACGGCGCCTTCAGGGACTGCGTTATCCCACTTTGA
- a CDS encoding Flp family type IVb pilin has product MRSLFHRFIAGEGGATAIEYAVIASLVSIIIIGGATAIGTKMSTLYYDKAAAGLK; this is encoded by the coding sequence ATGCGCAGCTTGTTTCATCGATTTATTGCAGGCGAGGGCGGGGCCACCGCTATTGAATATGCGGTGATTGCTTCTCTTGTTTCCATCATCATTATCGGCGGGGCGACGGCCATCGGCACGAAAATGTCGACCTTGTACTACGACAAGGCCGCCGCCGGACTCAAATAG
- the ispH gene encoding 4-hydroxy-3-methylbut-2-enyl diphosphate reductase: MNAQPRGMKPPLKIFLCSPRGFCAGVVRAIDAVERALAKYGPPVYVRHEIVHNRYVVESLKSKGAVFVEELDEIPQTDAPVIFSAHGVAKSVSAEAQERKFLAIDATCPLVTKVHREAEIHWKRGRRVLLVGHSGHPEVVGTMGQLPEGAVVLVESVEDIDALSLPDENNLAYVTQTTLSLDDSQEIVNALTKRFPKIVGPHKEDICYATTNRQAAVKQVAPTVDAVIVVGSPNSSNSQRLREVAERAGAPAQLVQGRREIDWSIFSNIASLGITAGASAPEVLVEEIMDAFAERYDITVETVSTADESVSFPLPKELRALA, from the coding sequence ATGAATGCTCAGCCTCGCGGAATGAAACCGCCGCTCAAGATTTTCCTGTGCTCGCCCCGCGGCTTCTGCGCGGGCGTCGTGCGCGCCATCGACGCCGTCGAGCGCGCCCTCGCCAAATATGGCCCGCCTGTCTATGTGCGTCACGAGATCGTACATAATCGTTACGTGGTGGAGTCGCTGAAATCCAAGGGCGCGGTGTTCGTCGAGGAGCTCGACGAAATCCCGCAGACCGACGCGCCGGTGATTTTCTCCGCCCATGGCGTGGCCAAATCCGTCTCCGCCGAAGCGCAGGAGCGCAAGTTTTTGGCCATCGACGCCACCTGTCCGCTCGTCACCAAGGTGCATCGCGAGGCGGAAATCCACTGGAAGCGCGGGCGGCGCGTGCTGCTCGTCGGCCACTCGGGCCATCCGGAGGTGGTCGGCACGATGGGGCAGCTCCCCGAGGGCGCGGTGGTGCTCGTGGAATCCGTCGAGGATATCGACGCTTTGAGCCTTCCGGACGAGAATAATCTGGCCTATGTCACCCAGACCACCCTGTCGCTCGACGACTCTCAGGAAATCGTCAATGCGCTGACGAAGCGCTTTCCCAAGATCGTCGGTCCGCACAAGGAAGACATCTGCTACGCGACGACCAACCGTCAGGCGGCGGTCAAGCAGGTCGCGCCCACTGTCGATGCGGTGATCGTCGTCGGCTCGCCGAATTCCTCGAATTCGCAGCGCCTGCGCGAAGTGGCGGAGCGGGCCGGCGCCCCCGCCCAGCTCGTGCAGGGCAGGCGCGAGATCGACTGGTCGATCTTCAGCAATATCGCCTCACTGGGCATCACCGCCGGCGCCTCTGCGCCGGAAGTTCTCGTCGAGGAAATCATGGACGCTTTCGCCGAGCGCTATGACATCACCGTGGAAACCGTCTCGACGGCCGACGAGAGCGTCTCCTTCCCATTGCCGAAGGAGCTGCGGGCGCTCGCCTGA
- the thrB gene encoding homoserine kinase produces MAVYTQVDDAELLAFLATYDIGDLLSCKGIAEGVENSNYYLHTSAGSFILTLYERRVAEADLPFFLGLMEHLARRGVTCPLPVPNRAGKPLGRLAGRPAVIVTFLDGYSVHHPEVAHCAALGVALAQLHLASADFPLRRPNALSVEAWRPLFAPAAARADEVEPGLRETVEAELDYLEQNWPRDLPSGVIHADLFPDNAFFLGDKISGVIDFYFACNDAYAYDLAICLNAWCFDEAHRFDMEKGAALLSAYRRVRPLDGAELDAFPTLARGAAMRFLLTRYVDWLDVPKGALVRPKDPREYLAKLRFHQTAGAFL; encoded by the coding sequence ATGGCCGTTTACACGCAGGTTGACGACGCGGAGCTGCTCGCTTTCCTCGCAACCTATGACATCGGCGACCTCCTCTCCTGCAAGGGCATCGCCGAGGGGGTCGAGAACTCCAACTACTACCTGCACACCAGCGCTGGAAGCTTCATCCTCACCCTCTATGAGAGGCGCGTGGCGGAGGCGGACCTGCCGTTTTTTCTCGGGCTGATGGAGCATCTCGCGCGGCGCGGCGTCACCTGCCCGCTGCCGGTGCCCAACCGGGCCGGCAAGCCGCTCGGGCGCCTCGCGGGGCGGCCGGCGGTCATCGTCACTTTCCTGGACGGCTATTCGGTGCATCACCCCGAGGTCGCGCATTGCGCGGCGCTCGGCGTGGCGCTGGCGCAATTGCATCTCGCCAGCGCGGATTTTCCGCTGCGCCGCCCGAATGCGCTCTCGGTCGAGGCCTGGCGCCCGCTTTTCGCGCCCGCCGCCGCGCGCGCCGATGAAGTTGAGCCGGGGCTGCGGGAGACGGTCGAAGCCGAGCTCGATTATCTGGAGCAGAACTGGCCGCGCGATCTGCCGAGCGGCGTGATCCACGCCGATCTTTTCCCGGACAATGCGTTTTTTCTGGGCGACAAGATCTCGGGCGTGATCGACTTCTATTTCGCCTGCAACGACGCCTACGCCTATGATCTTGCGATCTGCCTGAACGCCTGGTGCTTCGACGAGGCGCATCGCTTCGACATGGAGAAGGGCGCCGCGCTTCTCTCTGCCTACCGCCGCGTTCGGCCCCTGGATGGCGCGGAGCTCGACGCTTTTCCCACTCTCGCGCGCGGGGCGGCGATGCGTTTCCTTCTCACGCGCTATGTCGATTGGCTGGACGTGCCGAAGGGCGCGCTCGTGCGGCCCAAGGACCCGCGCGAGTATCTGGCCAAGCTTCGTTTCCATCAGACGGCCGGCGCCTTTCTATGA
- the rnhA gene encoding ribonuclease HI — protein MTRRVAIWTDGACSGNPGPGGWGAILRFGEVEKEICGGEPQTTNNRMELMAAIMALEALTRPCAIDLYTDSQYVRGGVISWIKNWKTRGWKTADRKPVKNVELWQRLEAAEERHDVAWHWVRGHAGDEMNERADALARAGMAPFLRQRRAPG, from the coding sequence ATGACGCGCCGCGTGGCGATCTGGACGGACGGGGCTTGCTCCGGCAATCCCGGCCCCGGCGGCTGGGGCGCCATCTTGCGGTTTGGCGAGGTCGAGAAGGAAATCTGTGGCGGCGAGCCGCAAACGACGAACAACCGCATGGAGCTGATGGCCGCGATCATGGCGCTGGAGGCGCTGACGCGACCCTGCGCGATCGATCTCTACACCGACTCTCAATATGTGCGTGGCGGCGTCATCTCCTGGATCAAGAACTGGAAAACGCGCGGCTGGAAGACTGCGGACCGTAAGCCGGTGAAGAATGTCGAGCTCTGGCAGCGGCTCGAGGCCGCCGAGGAGCGTCACGACGTCGCCTGGCATTGGGTGCGCGGCCATGCGGGGGACGAGATGAACGAGCGCGCCGACGCCCTGGCGCGCGCCGGCATGGCGCCTTTCCTGCGCCAGAGGCGCGCGCCCGGGTGA
- a CDS encoding pentapeptide repeat-containing protein, translating into MNRHFLARAAFAGLLIATPLHAQDMLKGVDLSQPAYSQSEMTRAEVEAALDARNIDFSGKSLNGLDLSHLDLSGANFRAARLNKVRLSGAKLDAAVLDQAWLIEADLTGASLKGAQAFAAQMQRMNADGADFSGARLAGDLTGASLRGARFDHADLSADMKNQSMGLMRAVLRSAHLENALLRKANLMSADLRFAHAAGADFSDANLANADASGADFTGAIFAGANTKDLDLDSAQIDAAMEGPLQKAQHLDRARRQ; encoded by the coding sequence ATGAACAGGCATTTTCTGGCGCGCGCCGCTTTCGCGGGGCTCCTTATTGCAACGCCGCTTCATGCGCAGGATATGCTTAAAGGCGTCGATCTTTCGCAGCCGGCCTATTCGCAATCCGAGATGACGCGCGCCGAGGTCGAGGCGGCGCTCGACGCTCGGAATATCGACTTCTCGGGAAAGAGCCTCAACGGCCTCGACCTCTCCCATCTCGATCTTTCGGGCGCCAATTTCCGCGCGGCGCGCCTCAACAAGGTTCGGCTTTCTGGCGCGAAGCTCGATGCCGCCGTTCTCGACCAGGCTTGGCTGATCGAGGCCGATCTTACCGGGGCCTCGCTGAAGGGCGCGCAGGCCTTCGCAGCGCAGATGCAGCGGATGAACGCCGATGGCGCCGATTTCTCCGGCGCGCGCCTCGCTGGCGATCTAACGGGCGCCTCGCTGCGCGGCGCCAGATTCGATCACGCGGATCTCTCAGCGGATATGAAGAACCAGTCCATGGGGCTGATGCGCGCTGTCTTGCGGTCGGCGCATCTCGAAAACGCGCTGCTGCGGAAAGCCAATCTGATGAGCGCCGATTTGCGTTTCGCCCATGCCGCCGGCGCCGACTTCAGCGACGCAAATCTCGCGAACGCCGACGCCTCGGGGGCCGATTTCACCGGGGCGATTTTCGCCGGCGCCAACACCAAGGACCTCGATCTCGACTCTGCGCAAATCGACGCGGCGATGGAAGGCCCGCTTCAAAAGGCCCAGCATCTCGACCGCGCGCGCCGCCAATGA
- a CDS encoding ROK family protein — translation MNDGPIRIGVDLGGTKIEAIALDRAGAILARRRVATPAHDYDAIIRAVATLVLDIETETGQRGLVGVGAPGSISTHTGLAKGSNTQCVNGKPLDVDLSRALDRPVRVENDANCFALSEAIDGAGQGARVVFGVIIGTGVGGGVVVDGKIIAGRNHIGGEWGHTPLPWMQPDEYPGAHCFCGHDGCIETFLSGPGLARDYERRAGASATGQEIVARAERGEAAALAALDVYQDRLARALAMVIDILDPDVIALGGGVSNIARIYDGLTARVAGHAFTDALDTKILRNVHGDSGGVRGAAWLWREA, via the coding sequence ATGAACGATGGACCCATCCGCATCGGCGTCGATCTTGGCGGAACGAAGATCGAGGCGATCGCGCTCGATCGCGCCGGCGCCATTCTCGCCCGCCGCCGCGTGGCCACTCCGGCGCATGATTATGACGCGATCATCCGCGCTGTCGCGACGCTCGTTCTCGACATCGAAACTGAGACCGGCCAGCGCGGCCTGGTGGGGGTCGGCGCGCCCGGTTCGATCTCGACGCATACGGGGCTGGCGAAAGGCTCCAATACGCAATGCGTCAACGGCAAGCCGCTCGACGTCGACCTGTCGCGGGCGCTCGATCGGCCTGTGCGCGTCGAGAATGACGCTAATTGCTTTGCGCTTTCGGAGGCGATCGACGGCGCGGGGCAGGGCGCGCGCGTGGTCTTCGGCGTCATCATTGGCACAGGCGTTGGCGGCGGCGTCGTCGTGGACGGCAAGATCATCGCTGGCCGTAATCACATCGGCGGCGAATGGGGGCATACGCCGCTCCCCTGGATGCAGCCCGACGAATATCCCGGCGCCCATTGTTTCTGCGGACATGACGGCTGCATCGAGACTTTTCTGTCCGGGCCGGGCCTCGCGCGCGACTATGAGCGGCGCGCCGGCGCCTCGGCGACAGGCCAGGAGATCGTCGCGCGCGCCGAGCGCGGGGAGGCGGCGGCCCTTGCCGCGCTCGACGTCTATCAAGATCGTCTTGCCCGCGCCCTCGCCATGGTGATCGATATTTTGGACCCGGATGTGATCGCGCTCGGCGGCGGCGTTTCGAATATCGCGCGCATCTATGACGGGCTCACTGCGCGCGTCGCGGGCCATGCCTTCACCGACGCGCTGGATACGAAGATTCTGCGCAATGTTCATGGCGACTCCGGCGGCGTGCGCGGCGCGGCCTGGTTGTGGCGGGAGGCGTGA
- a CDS encoding NAD kinase — MGAGGDTPNPFKKLAFLSSGTPQAEEARVRLVEKYGDIPPEEADCIVALGGDGLMLRTLHNYMDSGKPIYGMNRGSVGFLMNQYRETNLRKRLAESKASIIHPLLMNATNVRGDEFSAHAINEVSLLRQTSQVAKLRILINDQERMPELITDGVLLSTPAGSSAYNLSANGPILPLDSPLLALTPISPFRPRRWRGALLPDAAKVRIEVLEPEKRPVSVVADHDEFRDLAFVTIEMDHDADLVLLHDPGHSLEERILREQFGY; from the coding sequence ATGGGCGCCGGCGGCGATACCCCCAACCCCTTTAAGAAACTGGCTTTTCTCTCGTCCGGCACGCCTCAGGCCGAGGAGGCGCGGGTGCGGCTCGTCGAGAAATACGGCGACATTCCGCCCGAAGAGGCCGACTGCATCGTAGCGCTCGGCGGCGACGGCCTGATGCTGCGAACGCTGCATAACTACATGGATTCCGGCAAGCCGATCTATGGCATGAACCGCGGCTCGGTCGGATTTCTGATGAACCAATACCGCGAAACCAACCTTCGCAAGCGCCTCGCGGAGTCCAAGGCGTCGATCATCCACCCGCTGCTGATGAACGCCACCAATGTGCGGGGAGACGAGTTCTCCGCCCATGCGATCAACGAAGTCTCGCTGCTGAGGCAGACGTCGCAGGTCGCGAAGCTGCGCATCCTCATCAACGACCAGGAGCGCATGCCGGAGCTGATCACCGACGGCGTGCTGCTGTCGACGCCGGCGGGCTCATCGGCCTATAATCTCTCCGCCAACGGGCCGATCCTGCCGCTCGACTCGCCGTTGTTGGCGCTCACGCCGATTTCGCCCTTTCGTCCGCGCCGCTGGCGCGGGGCGCTGCTGCCGGACGCGGCCAAGGTCCGGATAGAAGTCCTCGAGCCGGAAAAGCGTCCCGTTTCCGTGGTGGCCGATCACGACGAGTTCCGCGACCTGGCGTTCGTGACCATAGAGATGGATCACGACGCCGATCTCGTGCTGCTCCACGACCCGGGCCATTCCCTCGAAGAGCGCATTTTGCGGGAGCAATTCGGCTATTAG
- a CDS encoding recombinase family protein → MHESALTRPEKMIRAAIYARFSTDLQDERSIEDQVNLCKNYAEREQLHVVAVFDDRARSGGSILGRDGLLALMDKARERAFEVIVVEALDRLSRDMEDLAGIHKRLSFLGIEIRAVHEGVVNTVLVGLRGLVGQLYREDNAHKVRRGQAGRIAKGLNAGGLTYGYAPAPGARGRRIIVEAEAEIVRRIFSDYVDGRTPRDIARGLNAELITPPRGRAWNASTINGNMRRGNGILNNELYAGRLVWNKVRMVKDPDTGKRISRPNAESDWQATEVPSLAIVSRELFDAAQRRKKARSVTHPSQQRRPRHILSGLLKCGACGAGMASNGKDPSGRIRIRCSAATESGICPDPKTFYLDTVEAAVLNGLTTELRHPGVIAEYVRTYQAERKRLTAEASRNRVRLERRLGELNREIDRLVDAIAKGQGDPAVLGPKSTVLDGERKKLAAELGEAGPSEEAVSLHPAMLARYEEQLTRLQAALAGGIRDGDTECSEAIRDLVETVTVFRDNSRAGGVQVEVSGRLTALLGERAYPNRVSGVWGKMVAEEGFEPPTQGL, encoded by the coding sequence ATGCACGAGAGTGCGCTGACAAGGCCCGAGAAAATGATACGTGCAGCGATCTACGCCCGCTTTTCGACCGATCTTCAGGATGAACGCTCGATAGAAGATCAAGTCAATCTTTGCAAAAATTACGCTGAGCGCGAGCAGCTTCATGTCGTCGCGGTATTCGATGATCGCGCGCGCTCCGGCGGATCAATTCTCGGCCGCGACGGTTTGCTTGCTCTCATGGATAAAGCGCGCGAAAGGGCGTTTGAAGTGATTGTTGTTGAAGCCCTCGACCGCCTCTCCCGGGATATGGAGGACCTCGCTGGCATTCACAAACGCCTGTCGTTCTTGGGTATTGAAATCCGCGCGGTTCATGAAGGCGTTGTGAACACCGTTTTGGTTGGCTTGCGCGGTTTGGTCGGGCAGCTCTACCGCGAAGACAATGCGCACAAGGTGCGAAGGGGACAGGCGGGACGCATCGCCAAAGGCCTAAATGCGGGCGGTCTCACCTATGGTTACGCGCCCGCGCCCGGCGCCCGTGGGAGGCGAATAATCGTCGAGGCGGAAGCGGAAATCGTACGCCGAATTTTTAGCGATTATGTCGATGGACGCACGCCGCGCGACATAGCTCGCGGCCTCAACGCGGAGCTGATCACCCCGCCTCGTGGTAGGGCGTGGAACGCTTCTACAATCAACGGAAATATGCGACGCGGAAACGGGATCCTGAACAACGAACTTTACGCGGGTCGGCTGGTTTGGAACAAGGTCCGCATGGTCAAGGATCCGGACACGGGGAAGCGAATCTCTCGCCCAAACGCCGAGAGCGATTGGCAGGCGACTGAGGTTCCTAGCTTAGCAATTGTCAGCCGAGAGCTTTTTGACGCTGCCCAGAGGCGAAAGAAAGCGCGCAGCGTCACGCACCCAAGTCAGCAACGTCGCCCCCGTCATATTCTATCGGGATTGTTAAAATGCGGGGCATGCGGCGCCGGGATGGCGAGCAATGGCAAGGATCCATCTGGACGTATTCGCATCCGATGCTCGGCCGCGACCGAGAGTGGGATATGTCCAGATCCAAAGACCTTCTATCTCGACACTGTTGAAGCCGCTGTCCTCAATGGACTGACGACAGAACTCCGACACCCCGGAGTCATCGCCGAATACGTTCGGACTTATCAAGCCGAGCGTAAGCGGCTCACCGCCGAAGCGAGTCGCAATCGGGTGCGGCTCGAGCGTCGGCTGGGAGAGCTAAACCGTGAAATTGACCGTCTTGTCGATGCCATCGCAAAGGGCCAGGGCGACCCGGCTGTTCTGGGTCCCAAGTCGACGGTCTTGGACGGCGAACGAAAAAAACTCGCCGCGGAATTAGGGGAGGCGGGTCCCTCCGAGGAGGCCGTCTCCCTGCATCCGGCCATGCTCGCACGCTACGAGGAGCAGCTGACTCGTCTCCAGGCTGCTTTGGCGGGTGGGATCAGAGACGGTGACACCGAGTGTTCAGAGGCGATTCGGGACTTGGTCGAGACAGTCACCGTGTTCCGGGATAACTCCCGAGCAGGCGGTGTGCAGGTAGAGGTCTCCGGCCGCTTAACAGCCTTGCTCGGGGAGCGCGCGTACCCAAACCGGGTCAGTGGAGTGTGGGGTAAGATGGTAGCGGAGGAGGGATTCGAACCCCCGACACAGGGATTATGA
- a CDS encoding type IV secretory system conjugative DNA transfer family protein, whose product MAHRHLVSAENPRRRYLVVPPSDTSRTKPLVHLILNQIGRRLTEELESKQRRHRLLLTLGELPALGQLDCFESALAFTVGYGLKSFLIAQSLNQVEKAYGPNNAILDNCHVRLSFATNDDRTAKRVSDAPRRRDGNARNEELRWPSVEPLARHLMVPRHETERELLTPGEVMQLPTADEIILASGLPPIRAQNARYYDDRRLMDGYCRPRSQR is encoded by the coding sequence TTGGCGCATCGCCATCTTGTCTCCGCCGAGAATCCGCGACGACGCTATCTCGTCGTCCCGCCGTCCGACACCTCCCGAACCAAGCCGCTCGTGCACCTTATCTTGAACCAGATCGGGCGGCGCCTGACCGAGGAGCTGGAGTCCAAGCAGCGACGCCATCGCCTGCTGCTCACATTGGGCGAACTCCCGGCGTTGGGCCAGCTGGACTGCTTCGAGTCGGCGCTCGCCTTCACGGTCGGCTACGGTCTCAAGAGCTTCCTCATCGCCCAGTCGCTCAATCAGGTCGAGAAGGCCTATGGCCCCAACAACGCCATTCTCGACAATTGTCATGTCAGACTGTCCTTCGCGACCAATGACGATCGCACGGCTAAGCGCGTCTCCGACGCCCCTCGGCGCCGCGACGGAAATGCGCGCAATGAAGAACTACGCTGGCCATCGGTTGAGCCCTTGGCTCGGCACCTGATGGTCCCGCGCCACGAAACCGAGCGGGAGCTGTTGACGCCGGGCGAGGTCATGCAGCTGCCGACGGCCGACGAAATCATCCTCGCCTCCGGCCTGCCGCCGATCCGCGCCCAGAACGCGCGCTACTATGACGACCGTCGGTTGATGGACGGATACTGCCGCCCCCGCTCCCAACGGTGA